TTGACCAAGAAGCTTCTTTAATAGTAATGGGGTCACATGGGGTAAATCATCAACACAGTACTTTTTTAGGTTCAAACACTGAAAAAGTGGTTAGAAATTCCAAAATTCCGGTCTTAATCGTCAAAGATGAATTAAAAAATGTAGATTTTAAAAATGCTGTTTTTGTAAGTGATTTTAAAATGGAATCTGTGAATGCTTATCTTAAAGCTAAAGATTTTTTTAATTTGATTAATGTTAAACCTACATTGTTGTTTATCAACAAGCCTGATGGTGGATTTGTTTCTACTGCAGAAATGAAATATAGATTTGAAAACTTTTTAATGAAAGCCGATGGTAATTTAGACAACCTTAAATACTTTGCTAATTATGATGACTATACTGTTTTGCATGGGGTAAAATACTATGCTGATGAAAATAATATAGATTTAATTGCAATTCCAACTC
Above is a genomic segment from Wenyingzhuangia fucanilytica containing:
- a CDS encoding universal stress protein, translated to MKKIIIPVDFSEFSEYALKTAAQLAKKHTSELILVHMLEMPLAYSTHDSEYSKSIVFMIKHAEKKMEEITSKKYLKGITIKVIIKHFTVFPEIGDLAIDQEASLIVMGSHGVNHQHSTFLGSNTEKVVRNSKIPVLIVKDELKNVDFKNAVFVSDFKMESVNAYLKAKDFFNLINVKPTLLFINKPDGGFVSTAEMKYRFENFLMKADGNLDNLKYFANYDDYTVLHGVKYYADENNIDLIAIPTHGKSSISKFFNQSVSLDIANKSSYPVLTVLI